A single genomic interval of Hevea brasiliensis isolate MT/VB/25A 57/8 chromosome 4, ASM3005281v1, whole genome shotgun sequence harbors:
- the LOC131179233 gene encoding universal stress protein PHOS32-like isoform X1, with protein sequence MNPQQNPVDPDHPQLPTIKIHHPSSPRHPHPHHPGATPTPTAGARRKIGVAVDLSDESAYAVRWAVHHYIRPGDAVILLHVSPTSVLFGADWGPLPLPSPTQTPTYSSQPDFNKDNSNSSHEGHGNDNSQKQQQLEDDFDAFAASKAGDLAKPLREAQIPYKIHIVKDHDMKERLCLEVERLGLSAVIMGSRGFGAAKRGSDGRLGSVSDYCVHHCVCPVVVVRYPDDKEAGGNGEGEAVVNVNVPIEEEDEEDANRKGNIVGRVN encoded by the exons ATGAATCCTCAACAAAACCCTGTAGATCCTGACCACCCTCAACTCCCCACCATCAAGATCCACCACCCCTCCTCCCCTCGCCACCCCCACCCCCACCATCCCGGCGCTACCCCTACCCCCACCGCCGGCGCTCGCCGCAAGATTGGCGTGGCCGTCGACCTTTCCGACGAGAGTGCCTATGCCGTCCGCTGGGCTGTCCATCACTATATCCGTCCAGGGGATGCTGTCATCCTCCTACATGTCAGCCCCACCTCCGTCCTTTTCGGTGCTGACTGGGGTCCACTTCCCCTCCCTAGCCCCACGCAAACCCCTACCTATTCCTCACAGCCTGACTTCAATAAAGACAATTCAAATTCATCTCATGAAGGGCACGGCAATGACAATAGCCAAAAACAGCAGCAGCTCGAGGATGATTTCGACGCCTTTGCGGCGTCCAAAGCGGGGGATCTCGCGAAGCCGCTGAGGGAAGCACAGATCCCTTATAAGATCCACATTGTAAAGGACCATGACATGAAGGAGAGACTGTGTTTGGAGGTGGAGAGGTTAGGGTTGAGTGCAGTGATTATGGGGAGCAGAGGGTTTGGAGCAGCCAAACGAGGAAGCGATGGGAGGTTGGGTAGTGTGAGTGATTACTGTGTGCATCATTGCGTGTGTCCGGTGGTGGTGGTTAGATATCCAGATGATAAGGAAGCTGGTGGAAATGGTGAAGGCGAGGCCGTAGTTAATGTTAACGTCCCTATTGAGGAGGAAGACGAGGAGGACGCCAATCGCAAAG gtAACATTGTTGGTCGTGTTAATTGA
- the LOC131179233 gene encoding universal stress protein PHOS32-like isoform X2, producing the protein MNPQQNPVDPDHPQLPTIKIHHPSSPRHPHPHHPGATPTPTAGARRKIGVAVDLSDESAYAVRWAVHHYIRPGDAVILLHVSPTSVLFGADWGPLPLPSPTQTPTYSSQPDFNKDNSNSSHEGHGNDNSQKQQQLEDDFDAFAASKAGDLAKPLREAQIPYKIHIVKDHDMKERLCLEVERLGLSAVIMGSRGFGAAKRGSDGRLGSVSDYCVHHCVCPVVVVRYPDDKEAGGNGEGEAVVNVNVPIEEEDEEDANRKGA; encoded by the exons ATGAATCCTCAACAAAACCCTGTAGATCCTGACCACCCTCAACTCCCCACCATCAAGATCCACCACCCCTCCTCCCCTCGCCACCCCCACCCCCACCATCCCGGCGCTACCCCTACCCCCACCGCCGGCGCTCGCCGCAAGATTGGCGTGGCCGTCGACCTTTCCGACGAGAGTGCCTATGCCGTCCGCTGGGCTGTCCATCACTATATCCGTCCAGGGGATGCTGTCATCCTCCTACATGTCAGCCCCACCTCCGTCCTTTTCGGTGCTGACTGGGGTCCACTTCCCCTCCCTAGCCCCACGCAAACCCCTACCTATTCCTCACAGCCTGACTTCAATAAAGACAATTCAAATTCATCTCATGAAGGGCACGGCAATGACAATAGCCAAAAACAGCAGCAGCTCGAGGATGATTTCGACGCCTTTGCGGCGTCCAAAGCGGGGGATCTCGCGAAGCCGCTGAGGGAAGCACAGATCCCTTATAAGATCCACATTGTAAAGGACCATGACATGAAGGAGAGACTGTGTTTGGAGGTGGAGAGGTTAGGGTTGAGTGCAGTGATTATGGGGAGCAGAGGGTTTGGAGCAGCCAAACGAGGAAGCGATGGGAGGTTGGGTAGTGTGAGTGATTACTGTGTGCATCATTGCGTGTGTCCGGTGGTGGTGGTTAGATATCCAGATGATAAGGAAGCTGGTGGAAATGGTGAAGGCGAGGCCGTAGTTAATGTTAACGTCCCTATTGAGGAGGAAGACGAGGAGGACGCCAATCGCAAAG GTGCATAG